A window of Ananas comosus cultivar F153 linkage group 11, ASM154086v1, whole genome shotgun sequence genomic DNA:
TCACTGCTTCTCATCCCCACCCGTTTGTTAATTTCCCACGCGCACCGTATCCAGATATTTTCCCCTCGTTGTTCTTTATATAAATTCTCCCTAGCAACGTACATTTTAACATGTTACAAGAATCGCTTCACCGCACACCACTCATCCACCAGCGTTCCGCCGAAGCGCTTCTTCGAAACGATGGAGACGGAGCTGCAGAACGAACGGCCCAAATCTTACTACCAAGTTCTCGGCGTTCCGCGGGACGCTTCCGCCGGCGACGTCCGTGCCGCTTATCGGAGACTCGCGATGGTGCGCGCTCTTCTTTGTCAAAATATACGTGAGATCGTTTCATTCGTCATTTACgtcattttaaatattcatgcttattatGACAGCAAATAGATCAGTCTCGTAACGTGGATTGTACCCGCCAATGTATTGTTGCATTTCACGAGGATTAGGAGGAGATACTATTCATAAAaggattaattaaataattaaattttgaattagagattaatttattttctgcGTTTTTGGGATATAGAAGTGGCACCCGGATAGAAGTGCGAGGGAGCCGTGGCTCGTGGAAGAGGCTAACCGTAGGTTCCAGCAGATACAAGAGGCTTACAAGGGTAAGtaatattagttaattaataagttaTTAATTGTGAATTAATGCAAAATAATTGTTTTTTCTAATGATTTAAACTAGCAGAGAGCCAAAGaacactatttttatattttttagttagCATTTCTCGTTGCACCTGGACTccagatttttaaataaacttaaaatgtaaatttaattaaataaaaataaataaataatgctagAAAACTAAcgagattcaaattcaaaacttttattctgatattataaaaataatacaaaataattatttttttctaataatttaagctagaaaaaaataatatttttttttatatttaacattatatgaaattatcaaTCGTTCCTAACACAAGTGAAAAAGACAGGATAATTgatatttaagtatttaaattttaaaagtaattaCTTCGTACTTTCAGAAACTATTATACGGAATTAACTTGTTGGTTTATTTATTGGGTCCTGTGGCTTTTGTAGTATTGTCagatgagaagaagagagagttATACAATGCAGGATTTTATGATCCGATTCAAGAGGACGAAGACGAGGTCGAGGTAAGAAACATTTCTACAATGGGATCTTAGAAGCGCTATTTCCTCCTCTATCAATCGAATGACTCAGAATTTAAAATACTAACATAAATATTTTGGAGAATAGATATGGAAGGAggaactatattttattaattagaaCACGGGAACATTGAGCATCCCTGTATTTAGACTCAAAGCTAGCATCCTGCCATACGGCGAAGGATATGTTGGGCCGAATCACTTTTGAAATGGCGGAAGGCCGGATTGGACCGAGTCGCAAACGAAACTAATGGGTGTTGTGTCTATACTTTCTAAGTAAATTGATAACATCTTTTAAGAGCTCTTTTGTGGTTTTGCACCAACGATTCGATACGTGGCATAAGAGCCAGAAATAATGGCTTCAATTCACAGCATGACCCAACCTGGCCTAACAATCCTCTCCGAAGCACCTACAAAATTTCACAGCATGCCAGTATCGAACTCACGTTCTCTGACTCTGATATCATTTgtcagatcgttggcgctaaatattaattctaaaaattcaaaatattagaaaaatataactaatTCATTTAAAGTATAAGGCACAATGCATACGGGTCTCGATTTTGGCTTAGATTTCGCCGCTTTGAATATAGCTCGGCCATATCTGATCTCATGCCATTTCAAACATGAATCGGCCTAATCTGGTCTCGCATCACAAGGCAGGATACTGACTCCTTTGAACCAACTCTGCATGAAAGCTTCTTATATATGATTAAGTAGTTGATGCACCAAAATCTAGCTATTTAGTAATTAGATGAATCCTACTAACGTTCTGTAACCATTGGATAAAGAAATATCCACTCAAATAATAActcaaatattttgttaaaattttaaattgatcgTTAATAGAATTTCAATTTAAACTCTAATCAAGTTTGGATTACTACTCTCAACATTAAAGATCTTATTTTCTCATGTAAGGTGgattcattaaaaataaaagatattattaacatatctaaatttacaatttgCGGTTTACACTCTTCAATGAATCTACTTATTTTCAGTCAATTCAAGGTAACTAGATTCAGTGCATATATTTGTTACAATTAAGTACTCTAGatctattaatattatttttttttaagaaaaaaaaaacatgctaaccgcttcgtttatttttttataaaaataaatttagatagaaatatgaatcaattagaattcgaacttaaaatttcaagtaccaaccatcaaattttttgtcaatTATGCTAGCTCTATTAATATATTACTAGATGATTACGTAATtactgatttttctttttttccgaaGGGCTTTCATGAGTTTTTTCAAGAAATGCTTCGTCTTATGGCTAAAGTGAGGAGAGAGGTACGTAATTTCCATTCCATCAAAAGTATTTCGTTGTTTTGAGTAATTGCTTACTGTTTAATTTAGGCCTAGCTTATAAGTAAATGCCATTCACAAATTTGGAACACCtctttagatttatttttttttttggataacttAAAATGACGCTGAAAATCTAAAGAAAAATTATTCGGTTGCTAGCGATTTTCACTAtcatttaaagagaaaaaaagctttctaaaatattttactacGGTGGTTATTAGAGGTGACGAATGATGTATGATCGAAGAATGATTGTTCACAGGAGAGGGAATACAGTTTAGCGGAGTTACAGCAAATGTTGGTTGAGATGGCTTGCAGTTTTGCGCCATCTCCTCCTCCTAGTAATGGATTCGCCGCCGGAGTATCGACCGTAGATGCGAGAAGATTCGGCAATGGTGCAGATCGAATGGCGGAAATTAAATCCGGTGTTCGTGTGTCGGGTGTAGGGAGATCGGGGAGCACAGGCTCTTACTATGGGTAGCACTTGTCCTGATATAGAGATGTTgtgtgtaaaaatatttttgtagttGGATGAGCTAATTTTGCGAATAGTGGAGTTAgaaattttgggtttttgtgaTCGAAAATAAGAAGGGAACTTCAATTAGGTTTATTGCGGTTTAGTGGTTTTTTAGTTTGctattttgtggtttaaaatattttattattttattttatagtattgtTTTTGTTTGGTCGTCGAAATCTGACATCAAGAAAAAATTGGTAAATTAAGGAATGATTGCAATTAGCccctgaaaaaaattattttaaaaatagtcacAGCAAATTTAGATTTGCAAGAAT
This region includes:
- the LOC109717250 gene encoding uncharacterized protein LOC109717250; this translates as METELQNERPKSYYQVLGVPRDASAGDVRAAYRRLAMKWHPDRSAREPWLVEEANRRFQQIQEAYKVLSDEKKRELYNAGFYDPIQEDEDEVEGFHEFFQEMLRLMAKVRREEREYSLAELQQMLVEMACSFAPSPPPSNGFAAGVSTVDARRFGNGADRMAEIKSGVRVSGVGRSGSTGSYYG